One genomic segment of Oncorhynchus mykiss isolate Arlee chromosome 10, USDA_OmykA_1.1, whole genome shotgun sequence includes these proteins:
- the LOC110534142 gene encoding proto-oncogene DBL isoform X6 — MAEANPFRGLPRLRRAAMSFPGNLHLVLVLRPTSLLQSPSGTGTDLGFRFSQDDFMLKMPVVMLSSVTDLLRYIDENQLTSEFGGTLEYCHSDWVVLRTAIESFAVTVKEIAQLLQSFGTELAETELPDEADAIEFLLRSHTDKYRQLKDDIRSVMREGRHLLSNLEAAKAAKADGQEDKDIKQDWDTVQRLLAQLRDMEMAFDGFFEKHHLKLQQYLQLMRYEMSFHEMEEILDQLSGQEKEVAAVGGTVVQTEQLLKDLESLDTRAQEEMGRAQIIILRGHQLATGHHYALALIVQRCNELRHHCDVLTTAIRAKRATLTRIRHLLLRLEEARRWCDEGAYLLANQLVDKFQSKEGAQGALQDIERLQEETPLCLSQSPDVLSLEFEAILTPQLESQIGVATEKLSAMQRMIHNRQACLRKLADIQVRPIQLVAPRPEHSPRCKSPLFSPKHSVDFNSVLNSRFSFDLLPGKRAARKSPRKIEVMHDYEENRNSLSYGQEGEESPDQLKRHIIKELIETERIYVEELLSVLLGYRAEMDNPALSNLLPSALRSKKEVLFGNMPEIYKFHSRTFLQDLEGCLETPERVGACFLRRKEKFQVYERYCQNKPHSELLWRQCSASLFFQECQKKLEHKLGLDSYLLKPVQRLTKYQLLLKELLKHSADSDYISELQGALESMLDLLKSVNDSMHQIAITGYEGELSDLGRVLMQGSFSVWISHKRGPTRMKARFKPMQRHLFLHEHALLFCKRREEHGEAHDRTPFYSFKHCLRMSAVGITENVKGDVKKFELWYSGREEVYIVQAPTFQIKITWLTEIRKILTNQQRLLQDIPPIQLSEQTPLSPPSTDSKPPDQSLSTEEAESSGRTSPVLTDPVVFSPQPQHNNRRSWPGTSHSVDICEGPEDWSTTDLSNLSDSDEEDDPTPLVPGRYRALVESSVCSTDDLIIKCGDVIQLLDQDTVGKWLVRNVSRCDEGRVSADNLHRILGESGRAHSGRMEGNQKTRKLSSL; from the exons ATGGCGGAGGCCAATCCTTTTAGGGGACTGCCCCGTTTGCGGAGGGCCGCG ATGTCCTTCCCGGGGAATCTCCACCTGGTGTTGGTTCTGCGGCCCACCAGCCTCCTGCAGAGTCCCTCAGGCACCGGCACTGACTTGGGCTTCCGCTTCAGCCAGGATGACTTCATGCTCAAGATGCCG GTGGTTATGCTCAGTTCGGTTACGGACCTGCTTCGCTACATTGATGAGAACCAGCTGACCTCAGAGTTTGGTGGAACTCTGGAGTACTGCCATAGTGACTGGGTTGTCCTTCGTACG GCTATTGAGAGCTTTGCCGTGACTGTCAAGGAGATAGCCCAGTTGCTGCAGTCGTTCGGCACCGAGCTCGCCGAGACCGAGCTTCCAGATGAGGCCGACGCCATCGAGTTCCTCCTCAGATCCCACACTGACAAATACAGGCAGCTGAAA GATGACATCAGGTCAGTGATGCGGGAGGGCCGTCACTTGCTCTCCAACCTGGAAGCCGCCAAGGCAGCTAAAGCTGATGGCCAGGAGGACAAAGATATCAAACAGGACTGGGACACGGTGCAGAG GCTTCTGGCCCAACTACGGGACATGGAGATGGCTTTTGATGGCTTTTTTGAGAAGCATCACCTGAAACTGCAGCAGTACCTTCAGCTGATGAGATATGAGATGAGCTTTCATGAG ATGGAGGAGATCCTGGACCAGCTGTCTGGTCAGGAGAAGGAGGTCGCTGCCGTGGGCGGGACTGTGGTCCAGACAGAACAGCTATTAAAAGATCTGGAGTCACTGGACACCCGCGCACAG GAAGAGATGGGCCGCGCCCAGATCATCATCCTGCGAGGCCACCAGCTGGCCACCGGTCACCACTACGCTCTGGCCCTGATCGTCCAGCGGTGCAACGAGCTGCGGCACCACTGTGACGTGCTGACCACCGCTATTCGAGCCAAACGGGCTACCCTCACCCGCATACGCCACCTGCTGCTGCGTCTGGAAGAG GCCCGGCGCTGGTGTGACGAGGGGGCTTACCTCTTAGCCAATCAGCTGGTGGATAAGTTCCAGTCCAAGGAGGGAGCTCAGGGAGCGCTGCAGGATATAGAGAGACTCCAGGAGGAGACACCGTTGTGTCTGAGCCAAAGCCCTGATGTCCTCAGTCTGGAGTTTGAGGCCATCCTGACCCCTCAGCTAGAG tctCAGATTGGGGTGGCCACTGAGAAGCTGTCTGCCATGCAGAGAATGATCCACAACAGACAGGCATGTCTGAGGAAGCTGGCTGACATTCAGGTGCGGCCCATCCAGCTGGTGGCCCCTCGGCCTGAGCACTCTCCCCGGTGCaaatcccctctcttctcccccaaaCACA GTGTAGATTTCAACTCGGTTCTCAACTCAAGGTTCTCTTTTGACCTCTTACCTGGCAAGAGGGCAGCTCGGAAAAGCCCTCGAAAG atAGAGGTGATGCATGACTATGAGGAGAACCGCAACTCTCTCTCCTACGgccaggagggagaggagagcccaGACCAGCTGAAACG ACACATAATCAAAGAGCTTATTGAGACAGAGAGGATCTATGTAGAGGAGCTGCTCTCTGTCTTGCTG GGTTACAGGGCAGAGATGGATAACCCCGCCCTCTCCAACCTACTGCCCTCTGCCCTGCGCAGCAAGAAGGAGGTCCTCTTCGGGAATATGCCAGAGATCTACAAATTCCATAGCAG GACCTTCCTCCAGGACTTGGAGGGGTGCCTGGAGACTCCCGAGAGGGTTGGAGCATGCTTTCTACGACGG AAAGAAAAGTTCCAGGTGTACGAGCGTTACTGTCAGAACAAGCCGCACTCCGAGTTGCTATGGAGACAGTGCTCTGCTTCCCTCTTCTTCCAG GAGTGTCAGAAGAAGCTGGAGCACAAACTGGGGTTGGACTCGTACCTCCTAAAGCCTGTCCAGAGACTGACTAAGTACCAGCTGCTGCTGAAG GAGCTGTTGAAGCACAGCGCAGACAGTGATtatatctctgagctgcaggggGCACTAGAGTCCATGCTGGATCTCCTCAAGTCTGTCAACGACTCCATGCACCAGATCGCCATCACAGGTTATGAG GGGGAGCTGAGTGACCTGGGCCGGGTGCTAATGCAGGGCTCATTCAGCGTGTGGATCAGCCATAAGAGGGGCCCGACGAGGATGAAGGCCCGTTTCAAACCCATGCAGAGGCACCTCTTCCTGCATGAGCACGCTCTGCTCTTCTGCAAGCGCCGTGAGGAGCATGGGGAGGCCCACGACCGCACCCCCTTCTACAGCTTCAAGCACTGCCTGAGG ATGAGTGCTGTTGGCATCACTGAGAATGTCAAAGGAGACGTGAAGAAGTTTGAGCTCTGGTACAGTGGCAGAGAGGAGGTGTACATTGTTCAG GCCCCGACGTTCCAGATCAAGATCACCTGGCTCACCGAGATCAGGAAAATTCTCACCAACCAGCAGAGGCTCCTCCAAG ACATTCCCCCTATTCAACTCTCAGAGCAgactcctctgtctcctccctctactGACAG TAAGCCTCCAGACCAGTCCCTCAGCACGGAGGAGGCCGAGTCGTCCGGCCGCACCAGCCCCGTCCTCACAGACCCCGTGGTCTTCTCCCCTCAGCCCCAGCACAACAATCGACGCA GTTGGCCTGGCACCTCCCACTCAGTGGACATCTGTGAGGGTCCGGAGGACTGGAGCACCACTGACTTGTCCAACCTGTCAGACTCTGACGAGGAGGACGACCCTACTCCACTG GTTCCTGGGAGGTACAGGGCCCTGGTGGAAagtagtgtgtgcagtacagaTGACCTCATCATTAAGTGCGGCGATGTCATCCAGCTGCTGGATCAGGACACTGTAGGGAAGTG gctcGTGAGGAATGTCAGTCGTTGTGATGAGGGTCGGGTCTCAGCTGATAACCTGCACAGGATTCTGGGAGAGAGTGGCCGTGCCCACTCAGGCAGGATGGAAG GGAATCAGAAAACCCGGAAGCTCAGCTCTCTCTGA
- the LOC110534142 gene encoding proto-oncogene DBL isoform X4, which yields MAEANPFRGLPRLRRAAMSFPGNLHLVLVLRPTSLLQSPSGTGTDLGFRFSQDDFMLKMPVVMLSSVTDLLRYIDENQLTSEFGGTLEYCHSDWVVLRTAIESFAVTVKEIAQLLQSFGTELAETELPDEADAIEFLLRSHTDKYRQLKDDIRSVMREGRHLLSNLEAAKAAKADGQEDKDIKQDWDTVQRLLAQLRDMEMAFDGFFEKHHLKLQQYLQLMRYEMSFHEMEEILDQLSGQEKEVAAVGGTVVQTEQLLKDLESLDTRAQEEMGRAQIIILRGHQLATGHHYALALIVQRCNELRHHCDVLTTAIRAKRATLTRIRHLLLRLEEARRWCDEGAYLLANQLVDKFQSKEGAQGALQDIERLQEETPLCLSQSPDVLSLEFEAILTPQLESQIGVATEKLSAMQRMIHNRQACLRKLADIQVRPIQLVAPRPEHSPRCKSPLFSPKHSVDFNSVLNSRFSFDLLPGKRAARKSPRKIEVMHDYEENRNSLSYGQEGEESPDQLKRHIIKELIETERIYVEELLSVLLGYRAEMDNPALSNLLPSALRSKKEVLFGNMPEIYKFHSRTFLQDLEGCLETPERVGACFLRRKEKFQVYERYCQNKPHSELLWRQCSASLFFQECQKKLEHKLGLDSYLLKPVQRLTKYQLLLKELLKHSADSDYISELQGALESMLDLLKSVNDSMHQIAITGYEGELSDLGRVLMQGSFSVWISHKRGPTRMKARFKPMQRHLFLHEHALLFCKRREEHGEAHDRTPFYSFKHCLRMSAVGITENVKGDVKKFELWYSGREEVYIVQAPTFQIKITWLTEIRKILTNQQRLLQGFYFASTCLSASMLEDIPPIQLSEQTPLSPPSTDSKPPDQSLSTEEAESSGRTSPVLTDPVVFSPQPQHNNRRSWPGTSHSVDICEGPEDWSTTDLSNLSDSDEEDDPTPLVPGRYRALVESSVCSTDDLIIKCGDVIQLLDQDTVGKWLVRNVSRCDEGRVSADNLHRILGESGRAHSGRMEGNQKTRKLSSL from the exons ATGGCGGAGGCCAATCCTTTTAGGGGACTGCCCCGTTTGCGGAGGGCCGCG ATGTCCTTCCCGGGGAATCTCCACCTGGTGTTGGTTCTGCGGCCCACCAGCCTCCTGCAGAGTCCCTCAGGCACCGGCACTGACTTGGGCTTCCGCTTCAGCCAGGATGACTTCATGCTCAAGATGCCG GTGGTTATGCTCAGTTCGGTTACGGACCTGCTTCGCTACATTGATGAGAACCAGCTGACCTCAGAGTTTGGTGGAACTCTGGAGTACTGCCATAGTGACTGGGTTGTCCTTCGTACG GCTATTGAGAGCTTTGCCGTGACTGTCAAGGAGATAGCCCAGTTGCTGCAGTCGTTCGGCACCGAGCTCGCCGAGACCGAGCTTCCAGATGAGGCCGACGCCATCGAGTTCCTCCTCAGATCCCACACTGACAAATACAGGCAGCTGAAA GATGACATCAGGTCAGTGATGCGGGAGGGCCGTCACTTGCTCTCCAACCTGGAAGCCGCCAAGGCAGCTAAAGCTGATGGCCAGGAGGACAAAGATATCAAACAGGACTGGGACACGGTGCAGAG GCTTCTGGCCCAACTACGGGACATGGAGATGGCTTTTGATGGCTTTTTTGAGAAGCATCACCTGAAACTGCAGCAGTACCTTCAGCTGATGAGATATGAGATGAGCTTTCATGAG ATGGAGGAGATCCTGGACCAGCTGTCTGGTCAGGAGAAGGAGGTCGCTGCCGTGGGCGGGACTGTGGTCCAGACAGAACAGCTATTAAAAGATCTGGAGTCACTGGACACCCGCGCACAG GAAGAGATGGGCCGCGCCCAGATCATCATCCTGCGAGGCCACCAGCTGGCCACCGGTCACCACTACGCTCTGGCCCTGATCGTCCAGCGGTGCAACGAGCTGCGGCACCACTGTGACGTGCTGACCACCGCTATTCGAGCCAAACGGGCTACCCTCACCCGCATACGCCACCTGCTGCTGCGTCTGGAAGAG GCCCGGCGCTGGTGTGACGAGGGGGCTTACCTCTTAGCCAATCAGCTGGTGGATAAGTTCCAGTCCAAGGAGGGAGCTCAGGGAGCGCTGCAGGATATAGAGAGACTCCAGGAGGAGACACCGTTGTGTCTGAGCCAAAGCCCTGATGTCCTCAGTCTGGAGTTTGAGGCCATCCTGACCCCTCAGCTAGAG tctCAGATTGGGGTGGCCACTGAGAAGCTGTCTGCCATGCAGAGAATGATCCACAACAGACAGGCATGTCTGAGGAAGCTGGCTGACATTCAGGTGCGGCCCATCCAGCTGGTGGCCCCTCGGCCTGAGCACTCTCCCCGGTGCaaatcccctctcttctcccccaaaCACA GTGTAGATTTCAACTCGGTTCTCAACTCAAGGTTCTCTTTTGACCTCTTACCTGGCAAGAGGGCAGCTCGGAAAAGCCCTCGAAAG atAGAGGTGATGCATGACTATGAGGAGAACCGCAACTCTCTCTCCTACGgccaggagggagaggagagcccaGACCAGCTGAAACG ACACATAATCAAAGAGCTTATTGAGACAGAGAGGATCTATGTAGAGGAGCTGCTCTCTGTCTTGCTG GGTTACAGGGCAGAGATGGATAACCCCGCCCTCTCCAACCTACTGCCCTCTGCCCTGCGCAGCAAGAAGGAGGTCCTCTTCGGGAATATGCCAGAGATCTACAAATTCCATAGCAG GACCTTCCTCCAGGACTTGGAGGGGTGCCTGGAGACTCCCGAGAGGGTTGGAGCATGCTTTCTACGACGG AAAGAAAAGTTCCAGGTGTACGAGCGTTACTGTCAGAACAAGCCGCACTCCGAGTTGCTATGGAGACAGTGCTCTGCTTCCCTCTTCTTCCAG GAGTGTCAGAAGAAGCTGGAGCACAAACTGGGGTTGGACTCGTACCTCCTAAAGCCTGTCCAGAGACTGACTAAGTACCAGCTGCTGCTGAAG GAGCTGTTGAAGCACAGCGCAGACAGTGATtatatctctgagctgcaggggGCACTAGAGTCCATGCTGGATCTCCTCAAGTCTGTCAACGACTCCATGCACCAGATCGCCATCACAGGTTATGAG GGGGAGCTGAGTGACCTGGGCCGGGTGCTAATGCAGGGCTCATTCAGCGTGTGGATCAGCCATAAGAGGGGCCCGACGAGGATGAAGGCCCGTTTCAAACCCATGCAGAGGCACCTCTTCCTGCATGAGCACGCTCTGCTCTTCTGCAAGCGCCGTGAGGAGCATGGGGAGGCCCACGACCGCACCCCCTTCTACAGCTTCAAGCACTGCCTGAGG ATGAGTGCTGTTGGCATCACTGAGAATGTCAAAGGAGACGTGAAGAAGTTTGAGCTCTGGTACAGTGGCAGAGAGGAGGTGTACATTGTTCAG GCCCCGACGTTCCAGATCAAGATCACCTGGCTCACCGAGATCAGGAAAATTCTCACCAACCAGCAGAGGCTCCTCCAAGGTTTCTACTTTGCGTCTACTTGTCTGTCAGCTTCCATGTTGG aaGACATTCCCCCTATTCAACTCTCAGAGCAgactcctctgtctcctccctctactGACAG TAAGCCTCCAGACCAGTCCCTCAGCACGGAGGAGGCCGAGTCGTCCGGCCGCACCAGCCCCGTCCTCACAGACCCCGTGGTCTTCTCCCCTCAGCCCCAGCACAACAATCGACGCA GTTGGCCTGGCACCTCCCACTCAGTGGACATCTGTGAGGGTCCGGAGGACTGGAGCACCACTGACTTGTCCAACCTGTCAGACTCTGACGAGGAGGACGACCCTACTCCACTG GTTCCTGGGAGGTACAGGGCCCTGGTGGAAagtagtgtgtgcagtacagaTGACCTCATCATTAAGTGCGGCGATGTCATCCAGCTGCTGGATCAGGACACTGTAGGGAAGTG gctcGTGAGGAATGTCAGTCGTTGTGATGAGGGTCGGGTCTCAGCTGATAACCTGCACAGGATTCTGGGAGAGAGTGGCCGTGCCCACTCAGGCAGGATGGAAG GGAATCAGAAAACCCGGAAGCTCAGCTCTCTCTGA
- the LOC110534142 gene encoding proto-oncogene DBL isoform X1 — MAEANPFRGLPRLRRAAMSFPGNLHLVLVLRPTSLLQSPSGTGTDLGFRFSQDDFMLKMPVVMLSSVTDLLRYIDENQLTSEFGGTLEYCHSDWVVLRTAIESFAVTVKEIAQLLQSFGTELAETELPDEADAIEFLLRSHTDKYRQLKDDIRSVMREGRHLLSNLEAAKAAKADGQEDKDIKQDWDTVQRLLAQLRDMEMAFDGFFEKHHLKLQQYLQLMRYEMSFHEMEEILDQLSGQEKEVAAVGGTVVQTEQLLKDLESLDTRAQEEMGRAQIIILRGHQLATGHHYALALIVQRCNELRHHCDVLTTAIRAKRATLTRIRHLLLRLEEARRWCDEGAYLLANQLVDKFQSKEGAQGALQDIERLQEETPLCLSQSPDVLSLEFEAILTPQLESQIGVATEKLSAMQRMIHNRQACLRKLADIQVRPIQLVAPRPEHSPRCKSPLFSPKHSVDFNSVLNSRFSFDLLPGKRAARKSPRKIEVMHDYEENRNSLSYGQEGEESPDQLKRHIIKELIETERIYVEELLSVLLGYRAEMDNPALSNLLPSALRSKKEVLFGNMPEIYKFHSRTFLQDLEGCLETPERVGACFLRRKEKFQVYERYCQNKPHSELLWRQCSASLFFQECQKKLEHKLGLDSYLLKPVQRLTKYQLLLKELLKHSADSDYISELQGALESMLDLLKSVNDSMHQIAITGYEGELSDLGRVLMQGSFSVWISHKRGPTRMKARFKPMQRHLFLHEHALLFCKRREEHGEAHDRTPFYSFKHCLRMSAVGITENVKGDVKKFELWYSGREEVYIVQAPTFQIKITWLTEIRKILTNQQRLLQGFYFASTCLSASMLEDIPPIQLSEQTPLSPPSTDSLAHMSVCMPWSPRQITGCSGCFDVLPHSKPPDQSLSTEEAESSGRTSPVLTDPVVFSPQPQHNNRRSWPGTSHSVDICEGPEDWSTTDLSNLSDSDEEDDPTPLVPGRYRALVESSVCSTDDLIIKCGDVIQLLDQDTVGKWLVRNVSRCDEGRVSADNLHRILGESGRAHSGRMEGNQKTRKLSSL, encoded by the exons ATGGCGGAGGCCAATCCTTTTAGGGGACTGCCCCGTTTGCGGAGGGCCGCG ATGTCCTTCCCGGGGAATCTCCACCTGGTGTTGGTTCTGCGGCCCACCAGCCTCCTGCAGAGTCCCTCAGGCACCGGCACTGACTTGGGCTTCCGCTTCAGCCAGGATGACTTCATGCTCAAGATGCCG GTGGTTATGCTCAGTTCGGTTACGGACCTGCTTCGCTACATTGATGAGAACCAGCTGACCTCAGAGTTTGGTGGAACTCTGGAGTACTGCCATAGTGACTGGGTTGTCCTTCGTACG GCTATTGAGAGCTTTGCCGTGACTGTCAAGGAGATAGCCCAGTTGCTGCAGTCGTTCGGCACCGAGCTCGCCGAGACCGAGCTTCCAGATGAGGCCGACGCCATCGAGTTCCTCCTCAGATCCCACACTGACAAATACAGGCAGCTGAAA GATGACATCAGGTCAGTGATGCGGGAGGGCCGTCACTTGCTCTCCAACCTGGAAGCCGCCAAGGCAGCTAAAGCTGATGGCCAGGAGGACAAAGATATCAAACAGGACTGGGACACGGTGCAGAG GCTTCTGGCCCAACTACGGGACATGGAGATGGCTTTTGATGGCTTTTTTGAGAAGCATCACCTGAAACTGCAGCAGTACCTTCAGCTGATGAGATATGAGATGAGCTTTCATGAG ATGGAGGAGATCCTGGACCAGCTGTCTGGTCAGGAGAAGGAGGTCGCTGCCGTGGGCGGGACTGTGGTCCAGACAGAACAGCTATTAAAAGATCTGGAGTCACTGGACACCCGCGCACAG GAAGAGATGGGCCGCGCCCAGATCATCATCCTGCGAGGCCACCAGCTGGCCACCGGTCACCACTACGCTCTGGCCCTGATCGTCCAGCGGTGCAACGAGCTGCGGCACCACTGTGACGTGCTGACCACCGCTATTCGAGCCAAACGGGCTACCCTCACCCGCATACGCCACCTGCTGCTGCGTCTGGAAGAG GCCCGGCGCTGGTGTGACGAGGGGGCTTACCTCTTAGCCAATCAGCTGGTGGATAAGTTCCAGTCCAAGGAGGGAGCTCAGGGAGCGCTGCAGGATATAGAGAGACTCCAGGAGGAGACACCGTTGTGTCTGAGCCAAAGCCCTGATGTCCTCAGTCTGGAGTTTGAGGCCATCCTGACCCCTCAGCTAGAG tctCAGATTGGGGTGGCCACTGAGAAGCTGTCTGCCATGCAGAGAATGATCCACAACAGACAGGCATGTCTGAGGAAGCTGGCTGACATTCAGGTGCGGCCCATCCAGCTGGTGGCCCCTCGGCCTGAGCACTCTCCCCGGTGCaaatcccctctcttctcccccaaaCACA GTGTAGATTTCAACTCGGTTCTCAACTCAAGGTTCTCTTTTGACCTCTTACCTGGCAAGAGGGCAGCTCGGAAAAGCCCTCGAAAG atAGAGGTGATGCATGACTATGAGGAGAACCGCAACTCTCTCTCCTACGgccaggagggagaggagagcccaGACCAGCTGAAACG ACACATAATCAAAGAGCTTATTGAGACAGAGAGGATCTATGTAGAGGAGCTGCTCTCTGTCTTGCTG GGTTACAGGGCAGAGATGGATAACCCCGCCCTCTCCAACCTACTGCCCTCTGCCCTGCGCAGCAAGAAGGAGGTCCTCTTCGGGAATATGCCAGAGATCTACAAATTCCATAGCAG GACCTTCCTCCAGGACTTGGAGGGGTGCCTGGAGACTCCCGAGAGGGTTGGAGCATGCTTTCTACGACGG AAAGAAAAGTTCCAGGTGTACGAGCGTTACTGTCAGAACAAGCCGCACTCCGAGTTGCTATGGAGACAGTGCTCTGCTTCCCTCTTCTTCCAG GAGTGTCAGAAGAAGCTGGAGCACAAACTGGGGTTGGACTCGTACCTCCTAAAGCCTGTCCAGAGACTGACTAAGTACCAGCTGCTGCTGAAG GAGCTGTTGAAGCACAGCGCAGACAGTGATtatatctctgagctgcaggggGCACTAGAGTCCATGCTGGATCTCCTCAAGTCTGTCAACGACTCCATGCACCAGATCGCCATCACAGGTTATGAG GGGGAGCTGAGTGACCTGGGCCGGGTGCTAATGCAGGGCTCATTCAGCGTGTGGATCAGCCATAAGAGGGGCCCGACGAGGATGAAGGCCCGTTTCAAACCCATGCAGAGGCACCTCTTCCTGCATGAGCACGCTCTGCTCTTCTGCAAGCGCCGTGAGGAGCATGGGGAGGCCCACGACCGCACCCCCTTCTACAGCTTCAAGCACTGCCTGAGG ATGAGTGCTGTTGGCATCACTGAGAATGTCAAAGGAGACGTGAAGAAGTTTGAGCTCTGGTACAGTGGCAGAGAGGAGGTGTACATTGTTCAG GCCCCGACGTTCCAGATCAAGATCACCTGGCTCACCGAGATCAGGAAAATTCTCACCAACCAGCAGAGGCTCCTCCAAGGTTTCTACTTTGCGTCTACTTGTCTGTCAGCTTCCATGTTGG aaGACATTCCCCCTATTCAACTCTCAGAGCAgactcctctgtctcctccctctactGACAG TCTGGCTCATATGTCGGTGTGCATGCCGTGGAGTCCCAGGCAGATCACTGGCTGCTCAGGTTGTTTTGATGTCCTTCCTCACAGTAAGCCTCCAGACCAGTCCCTCAGCACGGAGGAGGCCGAGTCGTCCGGCCGCACCAGCCCCGTCCTCACAGACCCCGTGGTCTTCTCCCCTCAGCCCCAGCACAACAATCGACGCA GTTGGCCTGGCACCTCCCACTCAGTGGACATCTGTGAGGGTCCGGAGGACTGGAGCACCACTGACTTGTCCAACCTGTCAGACTCTGACGAGGAGGACGACCCTACTCCACTG GTTCCTGGGAGGTACAGGGCCCTGGTGGAAagtagtgtgtgcagtacagaTGACCTCATCATTAAGTGCGGCGATGTCATCCAGCTGCTGGATCAGGACACTGTAGGGAAGTG gctcGTGAGGAATGTCAGTCGTTGTGATGAGGGTCGGGTCTCAGCTGATAACCTGCACAGGATTCTGGGAGAGAGTGGCCGTGCCCACTCAGGCAGGATGGAAG GGAATCAGAAAACCCGGAAGCTCAGCTCTCTCTGA